In Podospora pseudocomata strain CBS 415.72m chromosome 4, whole genome shotgun sequence, the genomic stretch TCCATCTCCTCGCCAGACTCCTCCGCCTCAGAGTCGAGTTCACGACGTATTTGTGCCACAAGATCATCGTTCTCTTTCCTCCGGATCTCCTCGCCTCTCTGCATAAACTTCATGCTCATCAGCCCAGACTTTGGTTCATCGTCATCGCTGTATTGAGCCGCCCGGTCGAGCTCAGACAACAGCTTCTGCTTCTCATCCTTCTCGTCGCCAGATCCCATTGAAACATCAGAGTCATCATCGGAGCCTTTGCGGCCCTCGACACGGCGCCTAAGCTCCTCTTTTCTCCGCGCCATATCCGTAAGACCAGCGCGGAAGTCCTCGTCCCAGACAGCACGACCAGCCTTCTTGCCCAGCTTGGCCCACTTGCTCTCTCTGTGCCTGGTACCCATGCGCTCCTCCGCACGTCTCCGGTCTTGCATTTCCCGCTCGGCCTCTGAGTCAATCTCACCAGCCTCGACAAGAGCATCGTAAGCGGCCTGCTCGTCCTTGAGACCCTCCTTGCGGTGAATGCGGCGATAAGCCTTACTCTTGATTTTCTTGATGCGCTTCTGGCGGGCCATCTCGCGATCGTGCAATTCTCTCTCCCGGCGCTTCTGCCGTGTGATCTCCTTTTGCTCGGCCTTTGACAGCCTCTCTGACTCATCAATGAGACCACCCTcgttcttcttttccttggaAGCGCTAGGGCCGAGACCGCTTTCCTCCATGATGCTCAAAATAGCGCTCTCAAGCTCCGTCCCAGATGTCTTCTGATTTACCGGCATGAGCTCTTCGCTAGCAAGGCCCTTGTCATGGGCATTCTGCGCAAGTGGAAAAATAAGGTGATCCGCTCGACGGTTCGACTTGACGGTATCAATCCAGCGATCAAGCGTCTTGTTTGTCTCGGAATAAGCCGCGCTTCGCAGATTGCGATCCTGCAATGTCTTCGCAAGAGGAACATCAagcctcgtcttcttctcgcccCTGTCCTCCTTGTTCATCAACTTGATCGACTTCTTGATATGCTCGTCGTTAATACCCGCCAACCCAAGATCGGCCAAACTGAGCTTTGCGTTCCCTGACCCCTGattatcctcctcttcttcactgTCCTCCCCGCCAAAAGCAGAAATCTTTCTCCTCAGCTcactcaacctctcctcatccacctcatcatcctcactactctcatcatccccatccgtcgactcgtcatcctcgtcctcctcctcctcctcactatcactccccttccccccctccccaccctcctcctcactagAAGAATACTGATCCAACGCCGTCGCCAAATCAATCGCATCCGATCCCAAGCTCTCCAAATcactatcctcctcctcactctcctccccccttttctttttcttatccttcccccccttcccaaaacTATACCCCTCaaacctctcctcatcactctccCCAAACGCCTCGTCCGAATCCAGCTCCGAGTCCTCATCCTGACTCCCCACACCCACATGCCACTCCTCACTGTCCTCACTCCCCGCGGCATCATCCGAAAACCCTTCAAACTCGTCCTTTTTGGCCCTTTTCCTTTGCGGCGgcgctccctcctcctcctcctcctcctcatcctcgtcgtcaaaaTCTtggtcctcgtcctcctcgtgAGCCCGCTTTTTGGAGGGCTTCTCCACCTTTTCCTCTAGATCTCGGTAGCGCACGCCTTTTTGGCGGCGTTCTGGGCCGAGGGATTCCTCGGCTAGGGCGAAGGCGTCGAGGGCTTTGGATTGGGATTTGGAGCGGGATTTGGGGAACGATGAtggtttgttgctgctgcttggttgaGGTCTACTGCCCTTGTTTTTGCCGCTGCCACCTCCGGCGAGGACGGGGCGGCCGTGGGATTGGCGGCCTGGCATGTTTTGTGGTCGTCGTGGTGCCGTTGTACTCTGGGGAGGCGATACTGAGGGAGGAATGGGTGTCGCGCGATCAAGAATTGCCCGTCGCGTGGGCGAGTCGTAAATTTGCTGTGACGGGTGTTGTTAAACGGTTGCGCAAACCACATCAACCAGCCgtgctctctttctctccagACACCCAAAGATTATATTCTGCCCACCTCCCAAAAACTCGAACTTTTGGGCGGTGAGAGCTTCTACCCCACAATTTCTGCGAGGTCAGAGCGTCCCACCAAAAGTCTTGGCATATCCTTGCCGGCCGGGGAAGCCCACCTCAGTGCCAAAATTATTTCCCACTGAGCTGCCCcacgccgacgccgacgccgacgacgacgacgacgacatcaccacctaTCCAAGCAGTAAACCTCACCCAGCTGCCAAAATGCAACCCACCCGCGCCCTCCTGGGCATGCGCTATCGCAAGCTCCGCCTCACAACCAAGGACGTCAACAAGGGCTTCTACAAGGGcaccggctccggctccatGGGCCGTCACACCTCCCGCGGCGGCTACATCATCGAGTGGAACAAGGTGCGGACTTATGTCTGTCCCGATTTGACTGGGTTCAAGGTAACTCACTCGCTCTCCTACTACttctttcctccccctccgccaaaaTTAGATGAATAAATGCTGACGAAGATCTAATTAGCTCACCCCCTTTGTCACCAACGCCGTCAAGAGAACATACGGACAGTACGACACCAAGCTCGGGCCGAGGGACCCCCAGGAGTATCTCGCGAGGTGGAAGTCGGAGAACGGTCTTGATTAAATGgtgtgggagaagaagaagaagaagaagaagaagaagaagaagagctgGGATGGGAAGTGTTGTACATATATGGCGTGGAATTTTTCGGACTGGCGTTCAGGGCGTTGTTTTACAACTGACTTCCAAGGagcatccatccatcatgcTGCTGTATATCTATCTACTGTACAAAACAAAATCACACCAAACTTACCAAAACTATATCGAGAATTTCGAAACTATCAATTACCATTAAAACTAAACCCCCTAACCAAACAATCTTTGCTAACACGAATCGAAAGGGTATCCAGCAAAACACAAACCAAAGAAAAATCCAGTCTCAGTACGATGCCCTAGGCACCTCATCAGCAGTCACAAACCGATCCAGCTCCGGCCTGCTCTGCCCAGGTGTAGCAGTATACATGCTCCCAGTCAGCACACTCGGCGTCGGCAACGGCGTAGCcttatcctccccctcgtcctcttctgTCCACACCGTGCCGACCTCACTCTTGGACGCCTTCGGATCACTCACTCCCGGCTCATCCAACGTCGTCCACTCAGTCGCAACAGTAATATTCGACGCTCTTTCGGCTGCTCTCTTCGGAGTAGACATGGTGTCATCATCCGACACCCCCTGGACACTGATAGCCGGCGCCTCGAGCGGCGCAGTTCTCGAGGGTGCCAAACTAACGGAATCAGCTGTCGACAACCGGACGGAACTCTGTTCCATAGGCGAGGCAGGTGCAAGTGTGATCATGGAGGCCGTCTCCGCTTCTTTGCGCATAGAGAATGGCATGGCCACCCCGCCGAGAAAGAGCCGTTTGCCAGTCACGCCTGTGCTGTTGTCCTCCGGAGACAAAAGACCAGAATTCCCTTCGTCAGTGTCTTGAGCATCGGCCTCGGTCCCCTTTgcatcattatcatcatcaccccccctttcctcctccggcaccaTCGGCCCAGCAGGCTTCAAatccgcctccttcttcttctcctccccccccttcacctcgggcaacttctcatcctccttctcatccctcACCAGCTTCTTCCAACTCTTAATCTTGCTCCTCACCGGACTCCCCCCAACCTTTCtgttctccttttcctgctCAACCCCCTGCAACCTGAtatcctcccactccctcgccccctccccctcagcctTATTTCCCGCCTTgtactccctccccaccgacTTCCCAAGCCCGCCCTCCGCCAACGCCATAttccccctcgtcctctcgTCATGCTTgctcccccagctcccccaaaGACTAAGCCCATaactcctccccttccccttcttcttcctctccaccgcacccccatcatcaatcttcctcctccccgccagcG encodes the following:
- the MRPL27 gene encoding 60S ribosomal protein L27, mitochondrial (COG:J; EggNog:ENOG503P302) gives rise to the protein MQPTRALLGMRYRKLRLTTKDVNKGFYKGTGSGSMGRHTSRGGYIIEWNKVRTYVCPDLTGFKLTPFVTNAVKRTYGQYDTKLGPRDPQEYLARWKSENGLD
- a CDS encoding hypothetical protein (BUSCO:EOG09261UPM; COG:S; EggNog:ENOG503NWER), coding for MPGRQSHGRPVLAGGGSGKNKGSRPQPSSSNKPSSFPKSRSKSQSKALDAFALAEESLGPERRQKGVRYRDLEEKVEKPSKKRAHEEDEDQDFDDEDEEEEEEEGAPPQRKRAKKDEFEGFSDDAAGSEDSEEWHVGVGSQDEDSELDSDEAFGESDEERFEGYSFGKGGKDKKKKRGEESEEEDSDLESLGSDAIDLATALDQYSSSEEEGGEGGKGSDSEEEEEDEDDESTDGDDESSEDDEVDEERLSELRRKISAFGGEDSEEEEDNQGSGNAKLSLADLGLAGINDEHIKKSIKLMNKEDRGEKKTRLDVPLAKTLQDRNLRSAAYSETNKTLDRWIDTVKSNRRADHLIFPLAQNAHDKGLASEELMPVNQKTSGTELESAILSIMEESGLGPSASKEKKNEGGLIDESERLSKAEQKEITRQKRRERELHDREMARQKRIKKIKSKAYRRIHRKEGLKDEQAAYDALVEAGEIDSEAEREMQDRRRAEERMGTRHRESKWAKLGKKAGRAVWDEDFRAGLTDMARRKEELRRRVEGRKGSDDDSDVSMGSGDEKDEKQKLLSELDRAAQYSDDDEPKSGLMSMKFMQRGEEIRRKENDDLVAQIRRELDSEAEESGEEMDIGRRQYGMGKADAKLPANSPKSKKKAAKSSEPVVFKDDVEMTEAPSRKQKKAVEAEPVVSAPSAPGAWSRVPQEGRKSKKAAGKAPAPELDLSNSVALATKSSKPKSKTAEADDGNDTDDSDAIHLPMAIRDQELIKRAFAGEDVVGDFRREKAEIMDEDDDKEIDNTLPGWGSWVGEGVSAREQRRHKGRFVTKVEGVKKTSRKDYKLKDAIISERRVKKNDAYLATSLPFPFESQQQYERSLRLPVGPEWQTKETFQSATKPRVIVKQGLIAPMSKPIV